From the genome of Ralstonia insidiosa:
ACCATCAACTCAACATCGGCCGGCTTGAGCACGGTGCCGGCACCAATCAACGCGCGATCGCCAAAGGCACGCACGGCCAGCTGCACGCTTTGCGCCCAGTCGGGCGAATTCAGCGGGATTTCGATGGCATCAAAGCCGGCGTCGACCAGCGCTTGCGTGTGCGCCAATACCTCGTCAGGCCGGATGCCGCGCAGGATGGCGATCAAGGGAAGATGAGCGGTCCAGGTCATGCGTTACTCGTGATAAAGCTGCGACCGGCCGCCATCGATCAGGATGTCGGTCGCGTTGATGAAGCGGGCCTCGTCGGAGGCGAGGAACAGCGCGGTGTAGGCCACCTCTTCCGGCTCGCCGATGCGCTTGCACGGCAACAGCTCGGCCTGGCGACGGCGTTCGGCTTCGGGGTCGGGCGCGGCGGCAAAACCGGCTTCGGCAATCGGCGTGAGGATCAGCCCCGGTGAGATCGAATTCACGCGAATCCCACGCGCCGCATATTCGATGCCCAGCGCACGCGTGAGCCCGATCAGCCCGTGCTTGGCCACCGGATACGGAAACGCGCCCGGAATGATCTTGTGCCCATGCACCGACGCAATGTTGACGATGCTGCCCGCCCCGCGCGCCAGCATGTGCGGCAACACGGCACGCGCGCAGTGCCATGCCCCCTCCAGATCGACCGACAGACAGCGGGCCCAATCCTCCTCGCTCAGCTTGAGCGGATCGGAGAACACGTTGATGCCCGCGTTGTTGACCAGCACGTCGATGCCGCCGAAGCGCTCGACGCCCGCCGCGACCATCGCGTCGATCTGGGTGCGGTCGCGCACGTCGGCTTGGACGAGGAGGATGTTGTAGTCGTTGCCAATGGACTTGGCGAAGGCTTCAGCGCGCTCATCGCGCACCAGCGCGTTGACGATCACGCGGGCGCCGTGCCGCGCGAACAGCTTGGCGATTGCACCGCCAATGCCCTGCGTGGCGCCCGTCACCAGGGCGACCTTGCCAGCGAGGCGCGGCGGGAACGATGTGGGAGGAGCCGTCATGCGTCAGATCGATGTCACGATGAATTGGTAGCCGCGCTGCAGGCTTTGGCCGGTACCGAGGATGGTCAGGCCGTGGTCTTGCGGCTGGCCCGGCAGGTTGTGCGCGTTGATGGTGTGGTCGACGGGTTCAAAGCAGAAGAAGTCGTACTGAGCCGGGGTGTACAGCACGTAGCGCGAGGTGGTGGCGCTCACCCGCACCGACAAGCGGCGACTCGGCCAGACGATGTCGGCAGCGCCATCCCAGCCTTCGAAGCTGTGGTCGATGGTGTGGCCGGGCTCCAGTTGTCGGGGCTTGCGGAAATCTGCATGCGACAGCGGTGCCTGCAACACCGTTGGCAAATGGTCAGGCGCGGCTTGCCACATACCGGTGGCGCTCGCGTGCAAGCGCACGTCTGGCGTACGCGGGAAGAACGGGTGCACACCCAACCCGAACGGCAGCGGCGCACCCTCGTTGCGCACCGTCAGCGACATTTGCAGGGTGTTGCCTGCCAACGTGTAACGTTGCAGCGCGAGGTAGCGGAACGGTGCGCCGTGGTCGACCATGGCCGCCAGCTCGACAAACGTCTCACCCTTCGCCACCTGGTGCCACGGCATCAGCCAGCCGTGGCCGTGCAGTGGATAGGTTTCGTCGTCGCGCGTGAGGGGCACCTCGATGGTCCGGCCCTGAAAGATGAAACGCCCGCCGCCAATGCGGTTGGACCAAGGCACCAGCGGGTAGCACGCCAGCGCCTTGGGCTCGTGCAATGCCTCGTCAAGCTGGGCCGGGCGGAAAACAGGCACGACCTCATTCGCACGCAGCAGATCAAAGCGCAGCAGACCACCGCCTGACTCGGGCAGCACGTCGGCGCGCAGCACGCCGTTCTCAAGCCGCAACATGGGCATGGCCGAAACGGGCCTCCGGTAGTCCGCGCACGTTGGGCACGGTCAGTTGAAATACCGCGCCGGCATTCACGTCTTCAGCCAAACGGCGCGCCGACAAACCCTCGCGGGCGCTGGTGACATACAGCGTGTCCAATGCGGCGCCACCGAACGCCGGACACGAAGGCTGCGACGCCGGTACCGCCACATGCACCAGCACACGCCCATCCGGTGCATAGCGCGTGAGGCGGTTGCCGCCCCATTCCGCATTCCACAGGCAGCCCTCGGCATCGACAGTGGAGCCGTCGGGTGAGCCCTTGTGGCCCACGCCGTCATCCGCGTCACGTAAGTCGGCAAAGACACGGACGTGGCCAACCGCGCCGGTCTGGCCGTCGTAGTCGCAGGCGTGGATACGGCGGCTGTGCGTGTCGCACCAGTACATCGTCGTGCCGTCGGGGCTGAAGGCGATGCTGTTGGCGACCGTGATGTTGGGCAAGGCCAAGCGTTGCAGCACACCCAGCGGCGTGAAGCGGTAGA
Proteins encoded in this window:
- a CDS encoding SDR family oxidoreductase; this encodes MTAPPTSFPPRLAGKVALVTGATQGIGGAIAKLFARHGARVIVNALVRDERAEAFAKSIGNDYNILLVQADVRDRTQIDAMVAAGVERFGGIDVLVNNAGINVFSDPLKLSEEDWARCLSVDLEGAWHCARAVLPHMLARGAGSIVNIASVHGHKIIPGAFPYPVAKHGLIGLTRALGIEYAARGIRVNSISPGLILTPIAEAGFAAAPDPEAERRRQAELLPCKRIGEPEEVAYTALFLASDEARFINATDILIDGGRSQLYHE
- a CDS encoding aldose 1-epimerase; amino-acid sequence: MPMLRLENGVLRADVLPESGGGLLRFDLLRANEVVPVFRPAQLDEALHEPKALACYPLVPWSNRIGGGRFIFQGRTIEVPLTRDDETYPLHGHGWLMPWHQVAKGETFVELAAMVDHGAPFRYLALQRYTLAGNTLQMSLTVRNEGAPLPFGLGVHPFFPRTPDVRLHASATGMWQAAPDHLPTVLQAPLSHADFRKPRQLEPGHTIDHSFEGWDGAADIVWPSRRLSVRVSATTSRYVLYTPAQYDFFCFEPVDHTINAHNLPGQPQDHGLTILGTGQSLQRGYQFIVTSI
- a CDS encoding SMP-30/gluconolactonase/LRE family protein, which translates into the protein MNATTLSDLRCTLGEGIVWDDALRVLWWTDIQESLLWQHDPATGQERQWPLPQRVGSFVLTDEPGVLILGLAKNVARFDTRTSTLTLLAPVEPDVAGTRVNDGRADRCGNYVFGTMHERGPEPVGRFYRFTPLGVLQRLALPNITVANSIAFSPDGTTMYWCDTHSRRIHACDYDGQTGAVGHVRVFADLRDADDGVGHKGSPDGSTVDAEGCLWNAEWGGNRLTRYAPDGRVLVHVAVPASQPSCPAFGGAALDTLYVTSAREGLSARRLAEDVNAGAVFQLTVPNVRGLPEARFGHAHVAA